The following proteins come from a genomic window of Rhodohalobacter sp. 614A:
- a CDS encoding SCO family protein, with amino-acid sequence MRKLTLSILAYLSVFFLFDSSHAQLNQGKPAILDEIGVDENLGDTIPLDLRFVNSQGDSVRIGDLIEKGKPVLLNPLYYECPVLCSVVLDGVFEVADELKWTPGTDYTIISFSIDPGETPAIAAESKQQYLSDLNRPGAEQGWHFLTGSQESIDKLTEAIGFRYKYDEDKDQYIHMASIMLLSPEGEIVRYLYGATFSEFDLRNALYEAADGTIGSTVDQVVLYCFTYDPDSKSYVPVALNIMKLGGLATVIILGIFLGVFWKRERNSSKPPKIEINR; translated from the coding sequence ATGAGAAAACTGACACTGAGCATACTGGCGTACCTTTCAGTGTTTTTTCTTTTTGATAGTTCACATGCACAGTTAAACCAGGGTAAGCCTGCCATTCTCGATGAGATTGGCGTTGATGAGAATCTTGGAGATACCATTCCCCTGGATCTCCGTTTTGTTAACTCTCAGGGCGACTCTGTTCGCATTGGCGATCTGATTGAAAAAGGAAAACCTGTACTTCTGAATCCATTGTATTATGAATGCCCTGTACTTTGCAGTGTTGTTCTTGATGGAGTTTTTGAAGTAGCTGACGAATTGAAATGGACACCCGGTACAGATTATACCATTATATCCTTCAGCATAGATCCCGGTGAAACACCGGCGATTGCTGCTGAAAGCAAACAACAATATTTATCGGATTTAAACAGGCCCGGTGCCGAACAAGGCTGGCATTTTTTAACCGGTTCTCAAGAATCCATTGATAAATTGACGGAAGCCATCGGTTTTCGTTATAAATACGACGAAGACAAAGACCAATATATTCACATGGCAAGCATTATGCTGCTCAGCCCGGAGGGCGAAATCGTGCGGTATCTTTACGGAGCAACATTCAGTGAATTTGATTTACGGAATGCACTCTACGAAGCTGCCGACGGAACCATTGGCTCAACCGTCGATCAAGTCGTTTTATACTGTTTTACTTACGATCCGGATTCCAAAAGTTATGTACCCGTTGCGCTCAATATAATGAAGCTCGGTGGCTTGGCTACCGTAATTATTCTGGGTATATTTCTTGGCGTTTTCTGGAAGCGCGAGCGGAACTCTTCCAAACCACCAAAAATTGAAATTAATCGATGA
- a CDS encoding c-type cytochrome, producing the protein MRLSKKNISILLLSGLFMLSCRGHISEKPPIHPNPNMDFQERYNAQEVNTFFEDSMAMRRQVEGTIARGMLKQDDAYYRGLNESGDLVAEIPVEVTKELIYRGKERYDIYCSVCHGGVGNGRGIIMTGQYGYVPAPSFHTDLIRQMPDGHFFSAITNGIRTMPSYATQIKVQDRWAIVAYIRALQRSQNVPESEMGRFDVDLAELQQEYQAEQEELAALEEARSAGASDEVSAERGEQLYTQNACQTCHSTDGTRLVGPTFQNLFGHDVPLEDGSTVVADEDYIRQSIREPNSQIVQGFAPSMVPFDYLSDSEIESLIEFIKSLSDQSESEE; encoded by the coding sequence ATGAGATTATCGAAGAAAAATATCAGCATCCTTCTTTTATCGGGTTTGTTTATGCTCTCCTGCCGGGGGCACATCTCTGAAAAGCCACCGATTCACCCAAATCCTAATATGGATTTCCAGGAACGGTATAATGCGCAGGAAGTGAATACCTTTTTTGAAGACAGTATGGCGATGAGACGCCAGGTTGAAGGAACCATTGCACGCGGCATGCTTAAACAAGACGATGCCTATTACCGGGGTTTAAATGAAAGTGGCGATCTGGTCGCAGAAATTCCGGTTGAAGTAACCAAAGAGCTGATCTACCGCGGAAAAGAACGATATGACATTTATTGCAGCGTTTGCCACGGAGGTGTAGGTAACGGTCGCGGAATTATTATGACAGGTCAATACGGATATGTACCCGCACCATCATTCCATACCGATCTGATTCGCCAAATGCCGGATGGACACTTTTTCTCAGCTATTACAAACGGAATTCGAACCATGCCTTCATACGCTACCCAGATTAAGGTTCAAGACCGCTGGGCTATTGTTGCGTATATCCGGGCATTGCAGCGAAGTCAGAATGTTCCTGAATCTGAAATGGGTCGTTTTGATGTAGACCTTGCCGAACTTCAGCAGGAATACCAGGCCGAACAAGAAGAGCTGGCAGCCCTTGAAGAAGCAAGAAGCGCCGGTGCAAGCGATGAAGTTTCTGCTGAAAGAGGAGAACAACTTTATACACAAAATGCCTGCCAGACCTGTCACTCAACCGACGGAACACGATTGGTTGGCCCTACTTTCCAGAATCTTTTTGGTCATGATGTACCATTAGAAGATGGTTCCACCGTAGTTGCAGACGAGGATTACATCAGGCAATCTATCCGGGAACCTAACTCCCAGATTGTTCAAGGGTTTGCACCTTCTATGGTGCCGTTCGATTATCTGAGCGACAGCGAAATTGAATCGCTTATCGAATTCATTAAATCATTATCTGACCAGTCTGAATCTGAAGAATAA
- the ctaD gene encoding cytochrome c oxidase subunit I, producing MATNEAISTRKIQVKRFKPEEYPEKHYLNQETGLWAWLTTVDHKKIGLMYLMSVALFFFVGGVLALLLRTELLTPARNFMTADVYNQVFTLHGAIMIFFFLIPSVPAALGNFILPLQLGAKDVAFPRLNLASFYIYVIGALFTLTAIFTGGIDTGWTFYTPYSTTTGGSVMMMTLGVFILGFSSILTGLNFIVTIHKLRSPGITWDKLPLNLWGLYATSLIQILATPVLAITLLLLTMERALGIGIFDPALGGDPVLYQHFFWFYSHPAVYIMIVPGFGIVSEVISTFSKKVIFGYWAIALSSLAIAFIGFLVWGHHMFTSGQSTLASMVFSFLTFLVGIPTGIKIFNWLATMYKGSIELKTPMLYVMSFLFLFTIGGFTGIMLGALAVDVHLHDTYYVVAHFHYVMMGGMVMAFLAGLHYWWPKMFGKMYNERLAKIACGIVFAGFNMTFLPQFVMGAQGMPRRYFNYIDQFQPFHQFSTLGAYTMGVGFLLMAGYLFYSLKKGERAPANPWGSRSLEWQTPSPAPLHNFDYTPVIINGPYDYHKPMSEFQLGIATPHHNGHHADEPVDVIKPEQEKA from the coding sequence ATGGCTACGAACGAAGCAATTAGCACCCGAAAGATTCAGGTAAAACGGTTCAAGCCGGAAGAATATCCTGAAAAACATTATTTAAACCAGGAAACAGGTCTATGGGCATGGCTCACAACGGTTGATCACAAGAAGATCGGCCTGATGTACCTCATGTCAGTTGCCTTGTTTTTCTTTGTTGGCGGCGTTTTAGCTCTCCTTCTTCGTACCGAGCTGCTTACACCTGCCCGTAATTTCATGACCGCCGATGTGTACAACCAGGTGTTTACACTGCACGGCGCCATTATGATTTTCTTCTTTTTGATTCCGTCTGTACCCGCTGCTTTAGGTAACTTTATTTTGCCGCTACAGTTGGGAGCAAAGGATGTGGCTTTCCCCCGATTAAACCTCGCCAGTTTCTACATTTATGTAATTGGTGCTCTGTTTACATTGACAGCTATTTTCACCGGCGGAATTGATACCGGATGGACCTTCTACACTCCCTACAGTACCACCACGGGAGGAAGTGTTATGATGATGACACTCGGGGTATTTATTCTTGGATTTTCATCGATCCTGACAGGATTGAACTTTATTGTAACCATTCACAAACTCCGCTCACCCGGTATTACGTGGGATAAACTTCCCCTGAATCTTTGGGGACTCTACGCTACCAGTTTGATCCAGATTCTTGCTACTCCTGTTCTGGCTATTACGCTTCTTCTTCTTACGATGGAACGGGCTTTGGGAATCGGTATTTTTGATCCCGCTCTTGGCGGCGATCCGGTTCTGTATCAGCACTTTTTCTGGTTCTACTCTCACCCGGCTGTATACATTATGATTGTTCCCGGCTTTGGTATTGTGTCGGAAGTTATCTCCACCTTTTCAAAGAAAGTGATTTTTGGATACTGGGCCATTGCATTGTCATCTCTCGCCATTGCTTTTATCGGATTCCTGGTTTGGGGACACCACATGTTTACCTCTGGTCAGTCAACCCTTGCCAGTATGGTATTCTCATTCCTCACTTTCCTTGTAGGAATTCCCACAGGTATTAAAATCTTTAACTGGCTGGCAACGATGTACAAAGGTTCAATCGAACTAAAAACGCCCATGCTTTATGTCATGTCGTTTTTGTTCCTGTTTACCATTGGCGGATTTACCGGCATTATGTTGGGAGCCCTTGCCGTAGACGTTCACCTCCACGATACCTACTACGTAGTTGCCCACTTTCACTATGTGATGATGGGTGGAATGGTAATGGCATTTCTTGCCGGACTGCACTACTGGTGGCCAAAAATGTTCGGTAAAATGTACAACGAACGACTCGCAAAAATTGCCTGTGGAATTGTGTTTGCAGGATTTAACATGACATTCCTGCCTCAGTTTGTGATGGGAGCTCAGGGAATGCCAAGACGATATTTCAACTATATCGATCAATTCCAGCCGTTCCACCAGTTCTCTACTTTGGGAGCTTATACAATGGGCGTTGGATTTTTATTGATGGCAGGTTATCTCTTTTACTCACTCAAAAAAGGTGAAAGAGCTCCGGCAAACCCGTGGGGAAGCCGCTCACTTGAATGGCAAACACCATCACCGGCACCACTTCACAATTTTGATTATACGCCGGTTATTATCAACGGGCCTTATGATTACCACAAACCCATGTCTGAATTTCAACTTGGGATTGCAACACCCCACCACAACGGTCACCATGCAGACGAGCCGGTGGACGTTATCAAACCTGAACAAGAAAAAGCATAA
- a CDS encoding cytochrome C oxidase subunit IV family protein → MSGHDHHISSAKFLWGIGIALFILTVITVAVTYIHFPAPWNIVVAISIAVVKATLVAAFFMNLYWDSKFNGMLLITSLIFFGLLIGLTLLDTLFRTDPIPAF, encoded by the coding sequence ATGTCCGGACACGATCATCACATTTCATCAGCAAAATTCTTATGGGGTATTGGGATTGCTCTTTTCATACTTACAGTGATTACCGTTGCAGTAACCTATATTCACTTTCCCGCCCCTTGGAATATTGTAGTGGCAATTAGTATTGCAGTTGTAAAAGCTACTCTGGTAGCCGCATTTTTCATGAACCTTTATTGGGATTCAAAGTTCAACGGCATGCTGCTCATCACATCCCTTATCTTTTTCGGGCTTCTGATTGGGCTAACCTTGTTAGATACACTTTTCAGAACAGACCCTATTCCAGCTTTTTAA
- a CDS encoding cytochrome c oxidase subunit 3 family protein: MAVTTATGEHRTEHLQHHFIDSDQQFESAKLGMWIFLVTEILFFGGLFAAYIVYRSWYPELYTMASEELNTLWGGVNTVVLIGSSLTVAMAIRSAQLNQIKGLIYNLYITIGLACVFMVIKFFEYSHKFHLGIYPGSYYTYEGIAHEKANIFFSIYYMMTGVHGLHVTIGIGLMIWLVVKAKRGALHSGYYTPVEITGLYWHLVDIIWIFLFPLLYLID; encoded by the coding sequence ATGGCTGTAACTACTGCAACAGGTGAGCATAGAACGGAACATCTGCAACACCATTTTATAGATTCCGATCAACAATTTGAATCGGCAAAACTGGGAATGTGGATCTTTCTTGTAACGGAAATACTTTTCTTCGGCGGGCTTTTTGCCGCATATATCGTTTACCGATCCTGGTATCCCGAACTCTATACCATGGCTTCAGAAGAATTAAATACCCTTTGGGGTGGTGTAAACACGGTTGTACTCATCGGTAGTTCGCTGACAGTGGCTATGGCAATCCGTTCTGCCCAGTTAAATCAGATTAAAGGATTGATTTACAACCTTTATATCACGATCGGTTTGGCTTGCGTGTTTATGGTGATTAAGTTTTTTGAATACAGCCATAAATTCCACCTTGGAATCTATCCCGGTTCATACTACACCTACGAAGGGATTGCACACGAAAAAGCGAATATCTTTTTCAGTATTTACTACATGATGACAGGTGTTCACGGCCTTCACGTTACCATTGGAATCGGCCTGATGATATGGCTTGTTGTGAAAGCAAAACGGGGAGCCTTGCACAGTGGATATTACACTCCGGTTGAAATCACCGGCCTATACTGGCACCTTGTGGATATCATCTGGATTTTCCTCTTCCCACTTTTATACTTAATTGACTAA
- a CDS encoding MBL fold metallo-hydrolase, with protein MADVKPVEFGNFELYPIEAGRFRLDGGAMFGVVPKTLWSKQIPADDKNRILMGMRCLLIKSKKTDKAYLVDNGSGDKFNDKMASIYDLDYDHSDLISSLKNCGFEPADITDIIFTHLHFDHCGGTTTYNEQGKISEVFPKATYHVNKRHWETANHPNAREKASFFPENLDPIKNSGRLNLVDDYHEFETNLDTLIMNGHTTGQQLPVLRNGETILVYAADLIPTFTHIPLPWVMGYDMKPIQTLEEKEAFLNQAADENWHLFLEHDADHEVVTVQKENGKFMLKNTLSLAEIS; from the coding sequence ATGGCTGATGTAAAACCGGTTGAGTTTGGAAACTTTGAGCTTTACCCCATCGAAGCAGGACGATTTAGATTAGACGGCGGAGCCATGTTTGGAGTGGTTCCAAAAACGCTCTGGAGCAAGCAGATCCCCGCGGATGATAAAAACCGTATCTTAATGGGAATGCGATGTCTCCTGATCAAATCAAAAAAAACAGATAAAGCCTATCTTGTTGATAATGGAAGCGGTGATAAATTCAACGATAAAATGGCTTCCATTTACGATCTTGATTACGACCACAGTGACTTGATTTCATCCCTCAAAAATTGTGGATTTGAACCTGCTGATATTACCGATATCATTTTCACACATCTCCATTTTGATCATTGCGGTGGCACAACAACGTATAATGAACAGGGAAAAATTTCTGAAGTTTTCCCGAAGGCCACCTATCATGTAAACAAACGGCATTGGGAAACGGCAAACCATCCCAACGCCCGTGAAAAAGCAAGCTTTTTTCCCGAAAATCTCGATCCGATTAAAAACAGCGGCCGCCTGAATTTGGTTGATGATTATCATGAGTTTGAAACCAATCTTGACACTCTAATCATGAATGGCCATACCACCGGACAACAACTTCCTGTTCTAAGGAATGGCGAGACAATCCTTGTGTATGCCGCCGATCTGATTCCCACATTCACCCACATTCCGCTTCCATGGGTTATGGGGTATGATATGAAACCGATTCAAACGTTAGAGGAAAAAGAGGCGTTCTTAAACCAGGCAGCGGACGAAAATTGGCATCTCTTTTTGGAACACGATGCTGATCACGAAGTGGTTACCGTGCAAAAGGAGAATGGAAAATTTATGTTAAAAAATACACTTTCACTTGCTGAAATCTCATAA
- a CDS encoding transposase, translated as MSKQQKTFTDEEKKQIALEAASGGEDAITKLSEKHGVSEEEIRNWIRETDVSDVATVTKEEDVSLEATEEFIESVNYGANFDRLNYKRLMFWSVFGIVMMLVIIQSIMFIHNYTESSATILRSEQSQFYEIDEMKLNEQETLNSFGVVDAEAGIYRIPIDSAITQIANE; from the coding sequence ATGAGTAAGCAGCAAAAAACATTTACTGATGAAGAAAAAAAGCAGATTGCTTTAGAGGCAGCCTCCGGTGGCGAAGATGCCATCACAAAGCTTTCTGAAAAACATGGTGTTTCTGAAGAAGAAATTAGAAATTGGATACGCGAAACCGACGTCAGCGACGTTGCAACTGTTACCAAGGAAGAAGACGTTTCCCTGGAAGCTACAGAGGAGTTTATAGAGTCTGTAAATTATGGAGCCAATTTTGACCGGCTCAACTATAAACGATTAATGTTCTGGTCCGTTTTTGGAATTGTTATGATGTTGGTCATTATCCAGTCTATTATGTTTATACATAATTATACCGAATCCTCGGCCACCATTCTTCGATCTGAGCAAAGCCAATTCTACGAAATTGACGAAATGAAGCTTAATGAACAGGAAACGCTCAATTCCTTTGGTGTTGTAGATGCCGAAGCGGGTATTTACAGAATCCCAATAGATAGTGCAATCACACAGATTGCAAATGAATAG
- the coxB gene encoding cytochrome c oxidase subunit II, protein MNNLSDFMLPPAKSTVAGQTDALFNFINVTSLVFLIGITIAIIFFAWKYRRKSEDDVTPVITHNNRLEITWSVIPLILVIIVFGWGYTGYMNKATPPDDSYEIRAVGKKWLWEFHYPTGHVSVGELHVPVDRPVKLVMSSVDVIHSLYIPDFRVKQDVLPNRYTSLWFEATETGESVVFCTEYCGNAHSNMMATAFVHTQQDFETWLANAGSADDDLPPVELGEVLTQRNACTTCHSTDGSILQAPSFQGLFGSERPLESGETVVADENYIRESILNPQAKIHEGFQPVMPAFAGTLDDDQINAIIEYIKTLE, encoded by the coding sequence ATGAATAATCTTAGTGATTTTATGCTCCCACCTGCCAAAAGTACTGTGGCAGGACAAACGGATGCATTATTCAATTTCATTAATGTTACCAGTCTGGTTTTCCTGATTGGTATCACCATTGCAATTATCTTTTTTGCATGGAAATACAGACGCAAATCAGAAGACGATGTAACTCCTGTTATTACCCATAATAACAGGCTTGAAATTACCTGGTCGGTTATTCCGCTGATTTTGGTAATTATTGTATTTGGCTGGGGATATACAGGCTATATGAACAAAGCCACTCCACCGGATGATTCCTACGAGATTCGTGCTGTTGGAAAAAAATGGCTCTGGGAATTTCATTACCCAACCGGCCATGTAAGTGTTGGTGAATTACACGTCCCCGTAGATCGGCCTGTAAAACTGGTTATGAGTTCTGTGGATGTTATTCATTCGCTTTACATTCCCGATTTCCGCGTAAAGCAGGATGTTCTTCCAAACCGGTACACATCTTTATGGTTTGAAGCTACCGAAACCGGGGAATCTGTTGTGTTCTGTACAGAATATTGTGGAAATGCCCACTCGAATATGATGGCTACCGCTTTCGTTCACACCCAACAGGATTTCGAAACCTGGCTTGCAAATGCAGGTTCTGCTGATGACGATTTACCACCTGTTGAACTTGGAGAAGTACTTACGCAAAGAAATGCATGTACAACATGTCATTCAACCGACGGAAGTATTTTACAGGCCCCCTCTTTCCAGGGCTTATTTGGCTCTGAAAGGCCACTTGAAAGTGGAGAAACCGTTGTTGCTGACGAAAACTACATTCGCGAAAGTATTCTCAATCCACAGGCAAAAATTCATGAAGGCTTTCAACCGGTAATGCCTGCTTTTGCCGGCACACTGGACGACGATCAGATCAATGCAATTATCGAGTACATTAAAACCTTAGAATAA